The nucleotide window TTTTTTAGTTGAATTACAACTTATTTTCGATAAAATAGCATCCTTAAAATAATGTAACCATAGGATAGATTTATGAGTAAAAAAGATGTTAAAAAAGTAGTTTTAGCTTATAGTGGAGGTCTTGATACTTCTATTATTTTAAAATGGCTTCAAGATGAATATAAAGCTGAAGTTGTTACTTTTACAGCTGATTTAGGACAAGGTGAAGAAGTTGAACCAGCAAGAGTTAAAGCAATTGCTTGTGGTATCAAACCTGAAAATGTTTATATTTTAGATATTAAAGAAGAATTTGTTAAAGATTACGTTTTCCCTATGTTTAGAGCAAATGCAATTTATGAAGGTGAATATTTATTAGGAACTTCAATAGCTCGTCCATTAATTGCAAAAAAATTAATTGATATTGCAAATGAAACTGGAGCTGATGCAGTTTCACATGGAGCAACTGGAAAAGGAAATGACCAAGTTAGATTTGAATTAGGGGCTTTAGCTCTTAGACCTGATATCAAAGTTATTGCTCCTTGGAGAGAATGGGATTTAAATTCAAGAGAAAGTTTACTTGAATATGCAAGAAAAAATGGAATTGAAATCTCTAAAAAACACGTTGATGAAAATGGAAATCCAAAAGCAAGTCCTTATTCTATGGATGCAAACTTATTACATATCTCTTATGAAGGTTTACATTTAGAAAATCCAGCAAATGAGCCAGAAGAATCTATGTGGTTATGGACAACTGCTCCTGAAAAAGCACCAGATGCACCTGAATATTTAACTATTTCTTATAAAAATGGTGATCCAGTTGCTATTGATGGTGTTGAAATGTCACCAGCTACATTACTTGCTAAATTAAATGAATTAGGAAATAAACACGGTATTGGAAGAGTTGATATCGTTGAAAATAGATATGTTGGTATGAAGGCACGTGGTTGTTATGAAA belongs to Arcobacter defluvii and includes:
- a CDS encoding argininosuccinate synthase codes for the protein MSKKDVKKVVLAYSGGLDTSIILKWLQDEYKAEVVTFTADLGQGEEVEPARVKAIACGIKPENVYILDIKEEFVKDYVFPMFRANAIYEGEYLLGTSIARPLIAKKLIDIANETGADAVSHGATGKGNDQVRFELGALALRPDIKVIAPWREWDLNSRESLLEYARKNGIEISKKHVDENGNPKASPYSMDANLLHISYEGLHLENPANEPEESMWLWTTAPEKAPDAPEYLTISYKNGDPVAIDGVEMSPATLLAKLNELGNKHGIGRVDIVENRYVGMKARGCYETPGGTIMLKAHRAIESICLDREAAHLKDELMPKYAKLIYQGYWFSPEREMLQAAIDATQKNVEGTVRIKLYKGNVTVVGRDSKMSLYNDAYSTFEKDEVYNQKDAEGFIRLNALRFIIAGSNPNRK